Within Williamwhitmania sp., the genomic segment GTGCTGTTTGGATCCCAACTCTCCGAGAAATCGCATCAGGACTCCGACTATGACATCCTGATAATTTTAAAGCAAAAACCTGACTGGAGGTTTCAAAAAGAGATTTCAGATCTCTGCTATGAAATTGATCTCAAGTATGGAATTACTACCGATACGCACATCTTAAGCGAGACAGAGCTTAATTCACCAAGGGGAAAACAGCCAATTTTTGCTAATGCACTTTCGAAAGGATACCATGCATGATTGACGACCAAAATCGAAAACTCCTTATAGACTTTAGGATTCATCAAGCTAAAGAAACCATTGAATTAGCACAGTTCTTGATCAATGCCAACAAGTTGGAGGTTTCGGTCAATAGAATATATTATGGCATGTATTACGCATTAACGGCGTTGGCATTAAAGCACAATTTTGAAACTTCAAAACATGCTCAACTAATTGGATGGTTTAACAAGGAATTTGTAGCGCCTGGTTTGATTGATCAAAAATTCGGCAAGATTCTAAGAAATGCGTTTCAAAATCGGACAAAGGGCGATTATGATGCTTTTATTGAATTCACACTGCCCGAAGTTGAGGATATGCTACGAGATATGATTTCATTTATCGAGGCTGTAGAATCGATTCTCTAACCATTGTACCTGATTAAACCAATACCCATTGAGCTCCCCTCCTTCATTACTTATATCTAAAAGTTCATACTTTAGAAATGACAATTAGGATATGATGATAACCTCAAAAGAGAAGAATATACAAAATGGACAGGCGAATCTCGTTGACAAAAAATCAATTCTTTGGACGATTATAATTCTTATCGCGTTCGTATTACTTGGCTATTGGGGAATGTACTCAAAATCGGAAGATCCAAACTATGTGGCAAAACTTACAATGCAAACAGAGGGACTAGTTTATTCCATTGAGAGTATGGAAGTTGGAACGCAAGGCTGGCGAGGTTTTACAACTACCATAATTGGATATAAGATTAAATATCGTTATAAAATTGATGGCAAATCATACGCGAATGAACAAATCATAAATAACAAAATTGGAAATTTAGACGATATAAAAACCTTCAGGGAGAACCTAAACAAATGGATTTTTGTAGTTAAATACTCCAAAACCGATCCAAATATTAGTTACCTGACGACTGAACAAAACAACACAAACTAATCTGCTTATATCTAAAAAAAACCGAACCGCTGCCACAAGGGCAACAATTCGGTTTGGAGAAACAAAAAGATATATTTTTCAGGAACGACCTGCACCAATTCCCTTTCTAACAATACAACCGCACAACTCCGTACTTCCAACTTTTTCTTCGGTCTTCCATCTCCTGTCTTTTTGGTAACTCGTAACTCTTCAGTCACTTGTCACTTTAAGAGCTTATAGCTCAAACTACCGTTAGGGCAAACGGAAACGCAGCCAAGACATTTGGAACAGGCGTAGGCATTGCCTGGGCTCTTTTTCCCCGGCTTGTAGAGACTGAACTTTGCTGGCTCCAGCGCCGCAATGTAGCACTCCCTATCGCAAATTCCACAGCTTCTGCAGGTATCGGCGTTCACCTTTATTTTCATCAGCGACAGGCGGTTCATTAACCCCTGCATCCACGCAATGGGACAGCCAATCTTGTGATACTGATACATCTGCTTGAACTTCTGGTCGGAGTTCATGCCCATCATTAGCTCCATAAAAAAGCCAAGCGGACACATCCAGCGACAAAAAACCTTGCCGAAAATCATTCCCGTAATGGCTCCGGGAACAAGCAACCACCAAAGGGATATGTGATAGTGGCTTACAGCAATGTAGAGAGAAACCCCTATAACCGCCTGAATAATGGTCCGCTTGGAGACCAATAGCTTCAATAATTTCCGCATGAAAAATCGGTTAAAAGCAAACTGATTGGCAACGAACCCATCGGACATTTCCGTCCGACAGAATTACTTCACCTCACTAAGCTGTTTTAAAAGAAACTTCTTATCCTTTACGCCCACAAAGC encodes:
- a CDS encoding HEPN domain-containing protein, which gives rise to MIDDQNRKLLIDFRIHQAKETIELAQFLINANKLEVSVNRIYYGMYYALTALALKHNFETSKHAQLIGWFNKEFVAPGLIDQKFGKILRNAFQNRTKGDYDAFIEFTLPEVEDMLRDMISFIEAVESIL
- a CDS encoding 4Fe-4S binding protein, encoding MRKLLKLLVSKRTIIQAVIGVSLYIAVSHYHISLWWLLVPGAITGMIFGKVFCRWMCPLGFFMELMMGMNSDQKFKQMYQYHKIGCPIAWMQGLMNRLSLMKIKVNADTCRSCGICDRECYIAALEPAKFSLYKPGKKSPGNAYACSKCLGCVSVCPNGSLSYKLLK
- a CDS encoding nucleotidyltransferase domain-containing protein, with product VLFGSQLSEKSHQDSDYDILIILKQKPDWRFQKEISDLCYEIDLKYGITTDTHILSETELNSPRGKQPIFANALSKGYHA